The Prochlorococcus sp. MIT 1300 genome has a window encoding:
- a CDS encoding anthranilate synthase component I family protein, protein MITPQKKLCDWKEPILIVKKLRELWGEAGLIWLDGDGSRLGRWITLAVDPLQQICCRGLPQSPKASNPFEALRNLDPGHWTGWLSYEAAAWIEPQGFWKPDQMATLWIARHDPLIRLDLEKHQLWIEGYDLKRLEDMVNCIEAINSKGEESNTERRRLFTKQLSVPITDWEWKTKKTDYAMGVQNIKEFIANGDIFQANLSSCCTTYIPKDILNLEIFQKLRKKCPAPFAGLVVAGGDAKGEAIISASPERFIKTLSNGQIETRPIKGTRPRNPNPLIDADLAADLVCSPKDRAENIMIVDLLRNDIGKVCKPGSIHVPQLVGLESYPQVHHLTSVVQGELREKQSWVDLLEACWPGGSITGTPKLRACQRLSELEPTSRGPYCGCLLRVNWDGELDSSIIIRSLIRQADTLRAHAGCGIVAESESQAEAEELSWKLLPMMKALQ, encoded by the coding sequence ATGATTACACCTCAAAAAAAATTATGTGACTGGAAGGAACCAATTTTAATAGTAAAAAAACTAAGAGAATTATGGGGTGAAGCTGGTTTAATTTGGCTAGACGGAGATGGAAGCAGACTTGGTAGATGGATAACATTGGCAGTTGATCCTCTACAACAAATTTGTTGCAGAGGCCTTCCTCAGTCTCCCAAAGCATCAAACCCTTTTGAAGCGCTACGAAATCTAGACCCAGGGCATTGGACAGGTTGGCTTAGTTACGAAGCTGCAGCATGGATAGAACCACAAGGTTTTTGGAAGCCAGATCAAATGGCAACACTCTGGATTGCAAGACATGATCCATTAATACGGCTAGATCTAGAAAAGCATCAATTATGGATCGAAGGTTACGATCTCAAACGATTAGAAGATATGGTCAATTGTATAGAGGCAATTAACTCAAAAGGTGAAGAAAGTAATACGGAGCGAAGAAGACTATTCACAAAACAATTAAGTGTCCCAATCACAGATTGGGAATGGAAAACCAAGAAAACGGACTACGCTATGGGAGTACAAAATATCAAAGAATTCATTGCAAATGGAGATATTTTCCAAGCAAATCTAAGTAGTTGCTGCACTACTTATATACCTAAGGACATACTCAATCTAGAAATCTTCCAAAAGCTACGGAAAAAATGTCCGGCCCCATTCGCAGGTCTGGTGGTAGCTGGAGGTGATGCAAAAGGTGAAGCAATAATCTCAGCGTCACCAGAACGTTTTATCAAAACGCTATCCAATGGTCAAATTGAAACGAGACCCATCAAAGGCACAAGACCAAGAAATCCAAATCCATTAATAGATGCAGATTTAGCGGCTGATTTAGTGTGCAGTCCAAAAGATCGTGCTGAAAACATCATGATAGTTGATTTACTACGTAACGACATAGGCAAAGTTTGCAAGCCAGGTTCTATTCATGTACCTCAACTTGTGGGATTAGAAAGTTATCCTCAAGTACATCACCTCACTTCTGTTGTTCAAGGTGAACTTAGAGAAAAGCAATCATGGGTTGACTTGTTAGAGGCTTGCTGGCCAGGAGGGTCCATAACTGGGACTCCTAAGCTACGAGCCTGTCAAAGACTCAGTGAACTGGAACCAACCTCACGCGGCCCTTACTGCGGATGTTTATTACGAGTCAATTGGGATGGGGAACTAGATAGCAGCATCATAATTAGATCACTAATACGTCAAGCAGATACCCTCAGAGCCCATGCAGGATGTGGCATAGTTGCCGAATCAGAGTCCCAAGCAGAAGCAGAAGAACTTAGCTGGAAACTACTACCAATGATGAAGGCGCTGCAATGA
- a CDS encoding aminotransferase class IV encodes MIKKENKSIAWFDNQWDKIANLQFPLQDRGLHLGDGIFETILIHQGYPQHLQSHIKRWEKSALLLGMANPPEADWIEELINQAVQRCNASETDAALRINWSRGCLETRGINIPITSTHPSTHRFWLEFNSISPSFQPITTLISRHERRNPWSNLSQCKTFGYGQSIQARREAQLAGFDDALLLSTNNELCCGSTANILIFREGKWLTPHLKSGCLPGVMRQQGLNRGLFKEAELSAIPQSKDQWVLINSLGCHPIQKLNNTQLEIFPKSYELWQSLLMPKRQ; translated from the coding sequence ATGATCAAAAAAGAAAATAAAAGTATTGCTTGGTTTGATAATCAATGGGATAAAATTGCGAACTTACAGTTTCCATTACAGGACCGCGGTCTTCACTTAGGGGATGGTATTTTTGAAACCATTCTTATACATCAAGGCTACCCACAACATCTACAATCACATATAAAACGCTGGGAAAAAAGTGCATTATTGCTAGGAATGGCAAATCCACCAGAAGCTGATTGGATAGAAGAACTAATCAATCAAGCAGTGCAACGTTGCAACGCCTCAGAAACTGATGCGGCTTTAAGAATTAATTGGAGTCGCGGTTGCTTAGAAACAAGGGGAATTAACATACCTATTACTTCTACACACCCCTCAACGCATCGCTTTTGGTTAGAGTTCAACTCCATTTCACCATCCTTTCAACCAATAACAACTCTAATTAGTAGGCATGAGCGTAGGAATCCATGGAGTAATTTAAGTCAATGCAAAACATTCGGCTATGGGCAATCCATTCAAGCTCGTCGAGAAGCTCAACTTGCAGGCTTTGATGATGCGTTACTACTATCAACAAACAATGAATTATGTTGTGGTAGTACGGCAAATATACTGATCTTTCGCGAAGGCAAATGGCTAACACCACACTTAAAAAGTGGATGCTTGCCAGGAGTAATGAGACAACAAGGTCTGAACAGAGGCTTATTTAAAGAGGCTGAATTAAGTGCAATTCCTCAAAGCAAAGATCAATGGGTACTTATAAATAGTTTAGGTTGCCACCCAATTCAAAAGTTAAATAATACACAGCTAGAAATCTTTCCCAAATCTTATGAGTTATGGCAATCACTACTCATGCCTAAAAGGCAATAG
- the cobA gene encoding uroporphyrinogen-III C-methyltransferase translates to MNQMKLGKVYLVGAGPGDPDLLTLKASRLLSQCDALVYDSLVPNEILSLVPDSCDSKFVGKRRGHHSVPQAKTNAILLDLASRYECVVRLKGGDPYVFGRGGEEAAYLSRHGVNVEVVPGVTAGIAAPAYLGIPVTHRVVGSSVTFVTGHEEIDKKRPAVNWQALAHASDSLVIYMGLHNLESIVDALLTGGLDPMTPSAVIQQGTVVGQRYLKSSLDELVGKVKEEGFISPSIVVVGRVVDTQIEAAAPTPANVTMPIAF, encoded by the coding sequence ATGAACCAGATGAAATTAGGAAAGGTTTACCTCGTAGGTGCAGGACCTGGAGACCCTGATTTGCTAACACTTAAAGCTAGTCGCCTCCTATCACAGTGTGATGCTCTTGTATATGACTCACTGGTCCCTAACGAAATTCTGAGTTTGGTACCTGACTCTTGTGACTCTAAATTTGTTGGAAAGCGTAGGGGTCACCATTCAGTTCCTCAGGCGAAAACAAACGCAATCCTTCTGGACTTGGCTAGTCGTTATGAATGTGTAGTGCGTTTAAAGGGCGGAGATCCTTACGTTTTTGGTCGCGGAGGAGAAGAGGCTGCATATTTGAGTCGACATGGCGTCAACGTCGAGGTTGTTCCAGGTGTTACTGCAGGTATTGCTGCCCCAGCATATTTAGGTATTCCAGTAACTCATCGAGTGGTTGGTAGTTCTGTGACTTTTGTCACTGGTCATGAAGAAATTGATAAAAAACGACCCGCTGTTAATTGGCAAGCTCTTGCTCATGCTTCTGATTCTTTAGTGATATATATGGGCTTGCATAATTTAGAAAGTATTGTTGACGCTCTTTTGACTGGGGGCTTAGATCCAATGACACCTTCAGCAGTTATTCAGCAAGGCACAGTGGTAGGACAGCGTTATTTAAAGAGCTCTTTGGATGAGTTGGTTGGGAAGGTCAAAGAAGAAGGTTTTATATCTCCATCAATTGTGGTTGTTGGAAGAGTAGTAGATACTCAGATAGAAGCTGCTGCACCAACCCCTGCGAATGTCACAATGCCTATTGCCTTTTAG
- a CDS encoding DNA mismatch repair protein MutS, which translates to MNFQTIKTTTAVSSAEDPWPLLRNSIFDRPRPLHLIVHGRPGGFVESCLMDLASSLRSRRGSSVVVEALTADSLPITSSKSAWLIPLFLLPGHHVRHDVPLIRDRLHHLGVKVNLLPFLGAWYSWNRLLLEFLTSKVCHGSVALIHHPIRQGLGDRYISSLKQFLKTQIIPFENWNSYDLLTKKQYYPIPLALAPNHMADSMNEFDGISSLLEIDFLYVSLANLLMALP; encoded by the coding sequence GTGAATTTTCAAACAATTAAAACGACTACAGCAGTTTCCTCTGCCGAAGATCCGTGGCCGTTGTTACGGAATTCAATTTTTGACAGACCAAGGCCTTTGCATTTGATTGTCCATGGGCGTCCTGGTGGCTTTGTAGAGTCTTGCTTGATGGATCTTGCGAGCTCACTAAGGTCGCGTCGAGGGTCTTCAGTCGTTGTTGAGGCTTTAACTGCGGATTCCTTGCCGATAACTAGCTCCAAGTCCGCTTGGTTGATTCCGTTATTTTTACTCCCTGGACATCATGTAAGACATGATGTCCCTTTGATAAGGGATAGATTGCATCACCTTGGAGTCAAGGTGAATTTGTTGCCATTTTTGGGTGCTTGGTATTCCTGGAACCGTTTATTGTTGGAGTTTTTGACTAGTAAAGTGTGTCACGGATCTGTAGCTTTGATCCATCACCCTATTAGGCAAGGACTGGGTGATCGATATATAAGCTCTTTAAAGCAGTTTTTAAAAACTCAAATTATTCCTTTTGAGAACTGGAATTCCTATGACTTGTTAACTAAGAAACAATATTATCCAATACCTTTAGCATTAGCGCCAAATCACATGGCAGATTCAATGAATGAATTTGATGGTATATCTTCCTTGTTAGAGATTGACTTTTTGTATGTTTCCTTGGCCAATTTGTTGATGGCATTACCATGA
- a CDS encoding ferredoxin--nitrite reductase, translating to MTEEFTLKPYLQGKKLNKIEQMKSIKDGLEIGKDIDKFSKIGWQEMDKTDLELRLKWYGMFWRPKSPGQFMLRLRIPNGIINSTQLNIVASIVARYGENGSCDITTRQNLQLRGVLISDLPEIIKRLNEAGISTIQSGFDNPRNVTGNPLAGVDPEEIIDTRPYTIELQNYLTNNGKGNSDFSNLPRKWNTAIAGSQDNFLLHNDLIFHPVKHQGELGFGVWVGGVLSAQLNVYAVPLNVWIKANQICKLTGAILGLWRDNGERDKRPKGRFRFYLDSIGIDVFRKLLENRFGPLIEDPGSEFSKDTRSLFGIHPQKQAGEFYAGIHVPVGRLTAEDLQDLSTVAYEYGSSEIRLTEDQNIIFIGIQKASLEKFKENHLLKRFPLAPQAIAAGTVSCTGNTYCSFALTNTKDVAFKVSSQLDKELELPKEVKIHWTGCPNSCGQAYMGGIGLTGTKAKNKQGQMVEAYQVTVGGSQGKIKNIGTVQHKSVPKDEVKAVIKQILISDFGASPKKTNKKRIRNLVSTVLNYLFQKDKSCYIQ from the coding sequence ATGACTGAGGAATTCACACTTAAGCCTTATTTGCAAGGCAAGAAATTGAATAAGATTGAGCAAATGAAATCAATTAAAGATGGGTTGGAAATAGGCAAAGACATTGATAAATTTTCAAAAATCGGTTGGCAAGAAATGGATAAGACTGATTTAGAATTAAGGTTGAAGTGGTATGGGATGTTTTGGCGCCCAAAATCCCCGGGTCAATTCATGCTAAGGCTAAGAATTCCCAATGGAATCATCAATTCTACCCAACTAAATATTGTTGCCTCTATAGTTGCAAGATATGGTGAAAATGGCAGTTGTGATATAACAACAAGACAGAACCTTCAACTGCGAGGGGTTTTAATAAGTGACCTGCCAGAAATAATAAAGCGACTTAACGAAGCAGGTATTAGCACTATACAATCAGGTTTTGATAATCCAAGAAATGTTACTGGTAACCCTTTAGCGGGAGTTGACCCTGAAGAAATAATAGATACAAGACCTTATACAATTGAATTGCAGAACTATCTTACAAATAATGGAAAGGGTAATTCAGATTTTTCCAACCTTCCAAGAAAATGGAACACTGCTATAGCCGGTTCCCAAGACAATTTCCTTCTACACAATGACCTGATATTTCACCCTGTAAAGCATCAAGGCGAATTAGGATTTGGAGTGTGGGTTGGAGGGGTACTTTCTGCGCAGCTCAATGTATATGCTGTACCATTAAATGTTTGGATTAAAGCTAATCAAATATGCAAGCTAACTGGAGCTATTCTAGGTCTATGGCGTGATAATGGAGAAAGGGACAAACGCCCCAAAGGCCGATTCAGGTTTTACTTAGATAGTATTGGAATTGATGTATTTAGGAAACTACTAGAGAATAGATTTGGACCACTTATTGAAGACCCTGGTTCAGAGTTTAGCAAGGACACACGCTCATTATTTGGAATACATCCACAAAAACAGGCCGGTGAGTTTTACGCAGGGATACATGTTCCTGTTGGCAGGTTAACTGCTGAAGATCTTCAAGACCTTTCTACAGTTGCATATGAATATGGAAGCAGTGAAATTCGATTAACAGAAGACCAAAATATAATCTTCATCGGCATACAAAAAGCTTCACTCGAAAAATTTAAAGAGAATCACCTTTTAAAGCGATTCCCTCTAGCGCCACAAGCAATAGCTGCAGGAACCGTGTCTTGCACTGGAAATACCTATTGCAGTTTTGCACTAACCAATACTAAGGATGTAGCTTTCAAAGTTTCTAGCCAACTCGACAAGGAACTTGAGCTTCCTAAAGAAGTAAAAATTCACTGGACTGGATGTCCAAATAGTTGTGGACAAGCCTATATGGGAGGCATAGGTCTAACAGGCACAAAAGCAAAGAATAAACAAGGACAAATGGTAGAAGCATATCAAGTGACTGTAGGGGGCTCTCAAGGTAAAATTAAAAATATTGGTACAGTCCAACACAAATCTGTTCCCAAAGATGAAGTAAAAGCGGTCATAAAGCAAATACTAATAAGTGATTTCGGAGCCTCACCAAAAAAAACAAATAAGAAAAGAATTAGGAATTTAGTTTCTACTGTTCTTAATTATTTGTTTCAGAAGGATAAAAGCTGTTATATACAATAA
- a CDS encoding ferredoxin--nitrite reductase: protein MTNTTQSKDLFSRFVNWLSELGKEKPISNNENGGQDPFSKLMNRISG, encoded by the coding sequence ATGACTAACACAACACAAAGCAAAGATCTATTTTCAAGGTTTGTAAATTGGTTGAGTGAATTAGGCAAAGAGAAACCTATTTCTAATAATGAAAATGGAGGACAAGATCCATTTTCAAAGTTAATGAACCGTATTAGCGGATAA
- a CDS encoding formate/nitrite transporter family protein, with product MDYVLPNELVDGMIAAGGKKATVSAKNLLVRGFYSGAILGLATCLAITVGIQSKMPFLGSFLFPFGFASIVLFGMELVTGNFALLPMATWAGKSTWRSTFRNWTWVWIGNFIGTLLVAILLSISLTSAGTVEPLAASDGGKGWALIAAKIISINKANVLVKYEALGSTGFFLAFLRGVIANWLVCLGVTMALVSKSVPGKILACWLPITAFQTMGMEHIVVNMFLHTAGPLLGSGVPFTKVIFWNFLPVTIGNIVGGMVFIGMLFYSTHRTKMSNVLPSIHDEKLERELAAELGAR from the coding sequence ATGGACTATGTCCTGCCCAATGAACTAGTAGATGGGATGATTGCCGCAGGAGGCAAAAAGGCAACAGTCAGTGCTAAGAATCTCTTAGTTCGAGGATTCTATTCTGGTGCGATTCTTGGGCTAGCAACTTGCTTAGCAATTACTGTAGGTATACAGTCTAAAATGCCTTTTCTTGGATCATTTCTATTTCCTTTTGGGTTTGCAAGTATAGTTCTTTTTGGGATGGAGCTAGTAACAGGAAACTTTGCCCTTTTGCCAATGGCAACATGGGCCGGTAAAAGCACTTGGAGATCTACATTTAGGAATTGGACATGGGTATGGATTGGGAATTTTATAGGTACATTACTCGTAGCTATTTTATTATCAATTAGTCTCACAAGTGCTGGAACAGTAGAGCCATTGGCGGCTTCAGATGGTGGCAAAGGGTGGGCTTTGATTGCAGCCAAAATAATCTCAATTAATAAGGCTAATGTTTTAGTCAAATACGAAGCTCTTGGAAGTACTGGATTCTTTCTTGCATTTCTAAGAGGAGTCATCGCAAACTGGCTGGTATGTTTAGGCGTAACGATGGCGCTTGTTAGTAAAAGCGTGCCAGGCAAAATACTTGCTTGTTGGTTGCCAATCACTGCTTTCCAGACTATGGGAATGGAACATATAGTTGTTAATATGTTCTTGCATACTGCGGGCCCACTTCTTGGATCTGGTGTTCCTTTTACAAAAGTAATCTTTTGGAATTTCCTACCAGTTACCATAGGCAATATCGTTGGAGGAATGGTATTTATTGGCATGCTCTTCTATAGCACCCATAGAACCAAGATGTCTAACGTGCTCCCAAGTATTCACGATGAAAAACTTGAACGTGAACTCGCTGCAGAACTAGGCGCCAGATGA
- a CDS encoding HEAT repeat domain-containing protein — MTGIESEIWERLCNTKIIPIEVTWLADKYSPTLSKELKIAICEQLGMKSQEGWKAIKNLIKKYGKQPELILASGLCHQDEAKELLLNTIKEEDGKFNITTIRALNCWGAELPISLLKQILESLEQEIRLAGIDLLKFKLHTLSEKEILELTKNLLIDIRDPILVATIRVLQRRDEESISEKLRILVEEGSDVVAKSALIALGSIGTHKSYEILTCLFKTLPPGIKRDLTNKQLKSQYRFANT; from the coding sequence ATGACAGGCATTGAATCAGAGATCTGGGAAAGACTTTGCAATACTAAGATAATTCCAATAGAAGTTACCTGGCTTGCTGATAAATACTCTCCAACACTATCCAAAGAACTAAAAATTGCAATATGTGAACAGCTGGGCATGAAATCGCAAGAAGGCTGGAAGGCAATAAAAAATCTAATTAAAAAATATGGAAAACAACCTGAACTAATTCTTGCCAGTGGGCTTTGTCATCAGGATGAAGCCAAAGAACTTCTTCTCAACACTATAAAAGAAGAGGATGGAAAGTTTAATATAACAACAATTAGGGCACTTAACTGCTGGGGCGCAGAACTGCCAATAAGCTTGCTAAAGCAAATTCTTGAATCTCTAGAACAAGAAATTAGACTTGCAGGAATTGATTTGCTAAAGTTTAAATTACATACACTTAGTGAAAAAGAAATTTTAGAATTAACCAAAAACCTGCTTATTGACATACGTGATCCAATATTAGTTGCGACTATCAGGGTATTACAACGCCGAGACGAAGAATCTATTAGCGAAAAGCTAAGAATTTTAGTTGAAGAGGGTTCTGATGTTGTTGCTAAATCAGCGTTAATTGCTTTAGGTTCAATAGGGACCCATAAAAGTTATGAAATTCTTACTTGCCTATTTAAAACACTACCTCCAGGGATTAAAAGGGATCTAACCAACAAACAACTCAAGAGCCAATATAGATTTGCAAATACTTAG
- a CDS encoding anthranilate phosphoribosyltransferase family protein — protein sequence MEEAIEKRFKNYLRKIASGEKTSRGLSREESADALKAILTGKASPAQIGAFFIAHRIRRPEPQELAGMLDTYLSLGPKLKSVNNQRAPICFGMPFDGRKRTTPIYPLTTLVLLSANQPIVLQGGGKMPIKYGITTSELFKSLSLNVTGSTIHQVQTGFDKNGLAIIHQPDHFKLAEGIINYRDEIGKRPPIASMELIWTAHQGKHILISGYVHPPTEARAWKALDIIGENNIITIKGLEGSIDLPTSRACITARVQNKNIERLILHPRDYNCHSSDIEWKSVPEWSAHALQALENKGPLKTALYWNAGVYLWFSGLTKTLKEGIELTESLLSSGETLKKLSELIKWENLRQ from the coding sequence ATGGAAGAAGCTATCGAAAAGCGCTTCAAAAATTATCTCCGCAAAATAGCAAGTGGTGAAAAAACAAGTCGAGGACTGAGTAGAGAAGAGTCTGCAGATGCTTTAAAAGCAATTCTTACTGGCAAAGCAAGTCCAGCTCAAATAGGAGCATTCTTCATTGCTCATCGTATTCGCCGACCGGAACCACAAGAACTTGCTGGAATGCTTGATACTTACCTATCACTTGGCCCAAAGCTTAAATCAGTGAATAATCAAAGAGCTCCCATTTGTTTTGGGATGCCTTTCGATGGACGTAAAAGAACCACACCAATCTATCCATTGACAACCCTTGTATTACTAAGCGCAAATCAGCCAATTGTGTTACAAGGTGGAGGAAAAATGCCAATTAAATATGGAATAACTACATCTGAGCTTTTCAAGAGTCTTAGTCTAAATGTCACAGGATCAACAATCCATCAAGTTCAAACTGGGTTCGATAAGAATGGGTTGGCAATTATTCACCAACCAGACCATTTCAAATTAGCCGAAGGAATAATCAATTATCGAGATGAAATAGGCAAACGTCCACCTATAGCAAGTATGGAACTAATCTGGACAGCTCACCAAGGAAAGCATATTTTGATTAGTGGCTATGTACATCCACCTACTGAAGCAAGAGCCTGGAAAGCGCTTGATATTATTGGAGAAAACAATATTATAACTATAAAAGGTTTAGAAGGAAGTATAGATTTACCCACAAGTCGTGCATGTATTACAGCTCGCGTTCAGAACAAAAATATTGAAAGATTGATCTTGCACCCTCGAGATTACAATTGCCACTCAAGTGACATTGAATGGAAAAGTGTACCAGAATGGAGTGCACACGCATTGCAAGCACTTGAGAATAAAGGCCCTTTAAAAACAGCTCTTTATTGGAATGCAGGCGTATACCTATGGTTTTCTGGGTTAACAAAGACTTTAAAAGAAGGCATCGAACTTACAGAGTCTCTTCTCTCTTCTGGAGAAACATTGAAGAAGCTCAGTGAACTAATTAAATGGGAAAACTTGAGACAGTAA
- a CDS encoding MFS transporter, with amino-acid sequence MTQLKMRRFKAPVLLCAFITLLNDRLSETILLPLLPKLKQLFDFSATNLGLLAGTYALAQFAVAPLIGALSDRYGRKPIMTICVGGSVIGLGLFSLTVGLNWNSLLPDWKNLTSLLLGLLFLSRIIDGASGGTVASATAVLADISTPEKRAKAFGLIGVAFGLGFVIGPFLGGLLTEVNFTLPALTATAFALVNLFLVIFLLPETHLPSKRISIPSKAALNPITQLIRVFTNPIVRRLCTAFFLFFMAFNGLTSMLLLYLEEVFSWQGFLPGLSLAVVGLVAMIIQGLLIGPLVKNYGEYRLTLAGIGFVIIGCILLILANSENSIPMVFTALPLLAVGTGLVVPSLRSLVSRRLDDSGQGAVLGSLQGLQSLGTFLGAAAAGFSYEQIGPRSPFIIGIVVIITVGLLVAGGYPGSKKKSIVNLPNC; translated from the coding sequence ATGACTCAATTGAAAATGCGTAGATTTAAAGCTCCAGTACTTCTGTGTGCATTCATAACATTGTTGAACGACAGGTTAAGTGAAACAATCCTCCTTCCGCTTTTACCCAAACTCAAACAACTTTTTGACTTCAGCGCAACAAATCTAGGACTGCTTGCAGGCACTTATGCGTTAGCCCAATTTGCAGTAGCACCACTTATAGGTGCATTAAGCGACCGGTATGGTCGCAAACCCATAATGACAATCTGCGTTGGCGGATCAGTCATAGGGCTAGGGCTTTTTAGTTTGACAGTCGGATTGAATTGGAACTCTCTACTCCCAGATTGGAAAAATCTCACATCATTACTACTCGGTTTATTGTTTCTATCAAGAATTATTGATGGTGCAAGCGGAGGAACCGTAGCTAGTGCAACTGCTGTTCTTGCTGATATTTCTACTCCTGAGAAAAGAGCAAAAGCATTTGGCCTCATAGGCGTTGCATTTGGCCTTGGTTTTGTAATTGGACCTTTCCTTGGCGGGCTGCTAACAGAAGTGAACTTCACATTGCCCGCTTTGACTGCGACAGCATTTGCACTAGTCAATCTTTTTTTAGTCATATTTCTACTGCCTGAAACACATTTACCCTCTAAGCGAATTTCTATTCCAAGCAAGGCCGCACTAAATCCAATCACTCAATTGATTCGAGTATTCACAAACCCTATAGTTCGTCGTCTTTGCACAGCATTCTTTCTCTTCTTTATGGCCTTCAATGGTCTAACTTCAATGCTCCTCCTATATCTTGAAGAGGTTTTTTCATGGCAAGGTTTCCTTCCTGGCCTGAGCTTGGCTGTGGTAGGTCTTGTCGCAATGATTATTCAAGGTTTACTTATAGGTCCCTTGGTCAAAAACTATGGTGAATATCGACTCACTCTTGCAGGTATAGGATTCGTAATTATTGGCTGCATCTTACTAATCCTGGCCAACTCGGAAAACTCAATACCAATGGTATTTACTGCATTACCTTTACTTGCTGTCGGAACAGGCCTTGTAGTTCCTTCTCTAAGGTCATTAGTCTCTAGAAGACTTGACGATTCTGGTCAAGGAGCAGTTTTAGGTAGCCTTCAAGGTCTTCAGAGTCTAGGCACATTTTTAGGAGCTGCTGCAGCTGGCTTCTCATATGAGCAAATAGGGCCTCGCAGCCCCTTCATTATTGGTATTGTGGTGATCATTACTGTTGGCCTCTTAGTCGCAGGGGGCTATCCAGGTTCTAAGAAAAAATCCATAGTCAACCTACCTAATTGCTAG